A genomic stretch from Theobroma cacao cultivar B97-61/B2 chromosome 4, Criollo_cocoa_genome_V2, whole genome shotgun sequence includes:
- the LOC18602749 gene encoding extensin: MESRICMLLLYSTMAATLFIHCDARKSMGLIKDPKHSRSSVIKHTKKLQLMSKLMSLVIEQPTDTSNTQPYGVSSPFSLPPFDSLPPVNSPPYCVNPPITPGTPTTLLPPPSGTTLSPPSPSSILPPVLPGQSPPPSSGGGAVPSPPQFSVTPNPPAIFPGPPQAIPTPTIYIPSPSGPGSPPYFEPSPPSIVLSPPFYVPSPFGFNPSPPVFLPPIVFPPPTVPPPPNVAPSIALWCVAKPSVPDPIIQEAMNYACGSGADCDSIQPSGSCFQPDTLFAHASYAFNSYWQKTKVAGGTCEFGGTAILVTVDPSYDGCHFEYH, translated from the exons ATGGAAAGCAGGATTTGCATGCTCCTTCTTTATTCAACAATGGCGGCCACTCTGTTCATACATTGCG ATGCAAGGAAATCAATGGGACTAATCAAAGATCCAAAACATTCAAGGAGTTCAGTCATAAAGCACACAAAGAAATTGCAGCTTATGAGTAAGCTTATGAGTTTAGTCATTGAACAACCTACTGATACATCTAATACCCAACCTTATGGTGTAAGCTCACCGTTTTCTTTGCCACCTTTTGATTCACTACCCCCTGTGAATTCCCCTCCTTATTGTGTTAACCCCCCTATCACCCCTGGAACCCCTACTACACTCCTTCCACCTCCCAGCGGAACCACACTCTCCCCGCCATCTCCCTCTTCCATCCTCCCTCCTGTTCTTCCAGGCCAAAGCCCACCACCAAGCTCAGGTGGTGGAGCGGTTCCAAGCCCGCCCCAATTCTCGGTCACTCCGAATCCACCGGCAATATTTCCAGGCCCGCCACAAGCAATACCAACACCCACAATTTATATCCCAAGCCCATCAGGACCCGGGAGCCCACCTTATTTTGAGCCTAGCCCACCATCCATTGTCTTGAGCCCACCATTCTATGTTCCATCCCCATTCGGTTTTAATCCGAGTCCACCGGTGTTTCTACCACCGATTGTGTTCCCTCCGCCCACGGTTCCACCACCTCCCAATGTGGCTCCAAGCATAGCCTTATGGTGCGTGGCTAAGCCCTCAGTGCCTGACCCTATTATTCAAGAAGCTATGAACTATGCATGTGGGTCTGGAGCAGATTGTGATTCGATTCAGCCCAGTGGGTCATGCTTCCAGCCTGACACCTTGTTTGCACATGCTTCTTACGCTTTTAACAGCTACTGGCAAAAAACCAAGGTTGCAGGTGGTACATGTGAGTTCGGAGGCACAGCCATACTCGTCACAGTTGATCCAA GCTATGATGGTTGCCATTTTGAGTACCATTGA